From a region of the Fibrobacter sp. UWR4 genome:
- a CDS encoding GNAT family N-acetyltransferase, which yields MSINSEYTIRQEQPADFSAVENLTREAFWNVYRPGCLEHYVLHCYRSNPGFIPELSLVLEKDGEILAHVMFAWSEILVDTGEHLRMMTFGPISVRPDMQRKGLGKMLLDYALERARQMGAGCIAMCGNIQFYGKCGFVTATSKGIRYADDPDGDAPYFLIKELTPGFLDGIRGSYRDPEAYFVNEADADEFDKQFPPKEKKVLPGQLG from the coding sequence ATGTCTATTAATTCTGAATATACTATCCGACAGGAACAACCTGCCGATTTCTCTGCTGTCGAAAATTTAACCCGCGAGGCTTTCTGGAACGTTTATCGTCCCGGATGTCTTGAGCATTACGTGCTGCACTGCTACAGGAGTAACCCTGGATTTATTCCGGAGTTGAGCCTGGTGCTGGAGAAAGACGGTGAAATTCTCGCCCATGTGATGTTTGCTTGGAGCGAAATTCTGGTGGACACTGGTGAGCATTTGCGTATGATGACGTTCGGCCCAATCAGCGTTCGTCCGGATATGCAACGCAAGGGCCTTGGCAAGATGCTGTTGGACTACGCCCTGGAACGTGCCCGCCAAATGGGTGCCGGATGTATCGCCATGTGCGGTAACATCCAGTTCTACGGCAAGTGCGGTTTTGTGACTGCAACATCCAAAGGCATCCGCTACGCAGACGACCCCGATGGAGACGCGCCTTACTTCCTCATCAAGGAATTGACGCCCGGTTTTCTGGACGGCATCCGCGGAAGCTATCGCGATCCGGAAGCGTACTTCGTGAACGAAGCCGACGCCGATGAATTCGATAAGCAGTTCCCGCCCAAGGAAAAGAAAGTACTTCCCGGACAGTTGGGATAG